A stretch of Cicer arietinum cultivar CDC Frontier isolate Library 1 chromosome 5, Cicar.CDCFrontier_v2.0, whole genome shotgun sequence DNA encodes these proteins:
- the LOC101510810 gene encoding cellulose synthase A catalytic subunit 3 [UDP-forming]-like: MMDSEGEAREKAIKTLGSQECQICGDNIGTTVDSDPFTACGVCAFPVCRACYEYERKDGNQSCPQCKTRYKKLKGSPAILGDRDEDGGADNGANDFKYNSENQSQKQKIAERMLSWQMAYGRGEEVDAPNYDKEVSHNHIPRLTGGQEVSGELSAASPERLSMASPVNARGKRVHNAPSYSSDLNQSPNIRVVEPGFGNVAWKERVDGWKMKHDNKNAAPMSTGQATSERGIGDIDASTDVLMDDSLLNDEARQPLSRKVSVPSSRINPYRMVIVLRLVILCIFLHYRITNPVPNAFALWLISVICEIWFAVSWILDQFPKWLPVNRETYLDRLSLRYDREGEPSQLAAVDIFVSTVDPLKEPPLVTANTVLSILAVDYPVDKVSCYLSDDGAAMLTFETLAETSEFARKWVPFSKKYAIEPRAPEWYFSKKIDYLKDKVHPSFVKDRRAMKREYEEFKIRVNGLVAKAIKVPEEGWVMQDGTPWPGNNTRDHPGMIQVFLGQSGGLDTEGNELPRLVYVSREKRPGFQHHKKAGAMNALVRVSAVLTNGPFLLNLDCDHYINNSKALREAMCFMMDPNLGKNVCYVQFPQRFDGIDRNDRYANRNTVFFDINLRGLDGIQGPVYVGTGCVFNRTALYGYEPPIKPKHKKPGFVSSLCGGDRKKSSKSSNKSSKKKKSSKNVDPTVPIFSLEDIEEGVEGAGFDDEKTLLMSQMSLEKRFGQSAVFVASTLMENGGVPQSATPETLLKEAIHVISCGYEDKSEWGSEIGWIYGSVTEDILTGFKMHTRGWRSIYCMPKLAAFKGSAPINLSDRLNQVLRWALGSVEILVSRHCPIWYGYNGRLKWLERFAYINTTIYPITSIPLLMYCTLPAICLLTNKFIIPQISNIASIWFISLFLSIFATGILEMRWSGVGIDEWWRNEQFWVIGGVSAHLFAVFQGLLKVLAGIDTNFTVTSKASDEDGDFQELYMFKWTTLLIPPTTLLIINLVGVVAGISYAVNSGYQSWGPLFGKLFFAFWVIIHLYPFLKGLMGRQNRTPTIVVVWSILLASIFSLLWVRIDPFTTRVTGPDSEQCGINC, translated from the exons ATGATGGACTCAGAAGGGGAAGCTAGG GAAAAGGCAATAAAGACGTTGGGTAGCCAAGAATGCCAGATATGTGGTGATAATATTGGTACAACTGTTGATAGCGATCCATTCACTGCTTGCGGTGTTTGTGCTTTCCCTGTCTGCAGGGCATGCTATGAGTATGAAAGGAAGGATGGGAATCAGTCTTGCCCCCAGTGCAAAACTCGGTATAAGAAGCTCAAAG GTAGTCCTGCAATTCTTGGAGATCGGGATGAGGATGGTGGCGCTGATAATGGTGCCAATGACTTCAAGTACAATTCTGAAAACCAGAGCCAAAAGCAAAAGATTGCAGAACGCATGTTGAGCTGGCAAATGGCATATGGGCGAGGTGAGGAGGTTGATGCTCCAAATTATGATAAGGAAGTTTCTCACAATCACATTCCTCGGCTAACTGGTGGACAAGAG GTATCGGGAGAATTATCTGCAGCCTCACCTGAGAGGCTGTCAATGGCATCTCCTGTAAATGCTCGTGGGAAACGAGTTCATAATGCTCCATCATATTCATCTGATCTGAATCAATCAC CAAATATCAGGGTTGTTGAACCAGGGTTTGGCAATGTAGCATGGAAAGAAAGAGTTGATGGCTGGAAAATGAAGCATGATAACAAGAATGCTGCTCCAATGAGTACAGGCCAAGCTACTTCTGAAAGAGGAATTGGAGATATCGATGCCAGTACTGATGTGCTTATGGATGATTCCTTGTT GAATGATGAAGCACGACAACCTCTCTCCAGGAAGGTTTCTGTTCCATCTTCTAGGATAAATCCATACCGTATGGTCATTGTTCTGCGGCTTGTTATCCTCTGCATTTTCTTGCATTACCGAATTACAAATCCCGTACCCAATGCTTTTGCCTTGTGGTTAATATCAGTTATATGTGAAATTTGGTTTGCTGTATCTTGGATATTGGATCAGTTCCCAAAATGGCTTCCTGTGAACCGCGAAACATATCTTGACAGGCTTTCACTAAG ATATGATCGGGAAGGGGAACCGTCACAGCTAGCAGCAGTTGACATTTTTGTCAGTACTGTTGATCCGTTAAAGGAGCCCCCACTTGTGACTGCCAATACTGTACTATCCATTCTTGCTGTTGACTATCCAGTGGATAAGGTTTCCTGTTATCTCTCTGATGATGGTGCTGCTATGTTGACATTTGAAACTCTTGCTGAAACATCAGAATTTGCAAGGAAATGGGTTCCTTTCTCCAAGAAATATGCAATTGAACCCCGCGCACCTGAGTGGTATTTTTCTAAGAAAATTGACTACTTGAAAGATAAGGTCCATCCATCATTTGTCAAAGATCGCAGAGCAATGAAG AGAGAATATGAAGAGTTTAAAATTCGTGTCAATGGACTTGTTGCAAAAGCAATTAAAGTTCCTGAAGAAGGATGGGTGATGCAAGATGGTACACCTTGGCCTGGAAACAACACCAGAGACCATCCAGGAATGATCCAG GTTTTCTTGGGCCAAAGTGGAGGACTTGATACTGAGGGTAATGAACTTCCGCgtttagtctatgtttctcgTGAAAAGCGTCCAGGGTTCCAACATCACAAGAAGGCCGGTGCCATGAACGCACTT gttcgAGTATCAGCTGTCCTTACAAATGGACCTTTCTTATTGAATCTTGATTGTGATCATTACATAAACAACAGCAAAGCCTTGAGGGAAGCTATGTGTTTTATGATGGATCCCAACCTTGGAAAAAATGTTTGCTATGTTCAATTTCCACAGAGGTTTGATGGTATTGATAGAAACGATCGATATGCCAACCGTAATACTGTTTTCTTTGAT ATAAACTTGCGAGGGTTGGATGGCATTCAAGGCCCTGTTTATGTTGGTACTGGATGTGTCTTCAATAGAACGGCTTTATATGGTTATGAGCCTCCTATTAAACCCAAGCATAAAAAGCCTGGATTTGTTTCTTCGCTTTGCGGTGGAGATAGAAAGAAGAGCTCGAAATCTAGCAATAAGAGCTCTAAAAAGAAGAAATCTAGCAAGAATGTTGATCCAACTGTGCCCATCTTTAGCCTAGAGGATATAGAAGAAGGGGTGGAAG GTGCTGGATTTGACGATGAGAAAACACTACTCATGTCACAAATGAGCCTTGAGAAAAGGTTTGGTCAGTCTGCTGTTTTTGTTGCCTCTACACTTATGGAAAATGGCGGTGTTCCTCAATCTGCAACTCCAGAAACTCTCCTCAAGGAGGCAATTCATGTTATCAGTTGTGGTTATGAAGATAAATCAGAATGGGGTAGTGAG ATTGGATGGATCTATGGTTCTGTCACAGAAGATATTCTTACTGGATTTAAGATGCATACCCGTGGTTGGCGGTCAATATACTGCATGCCGAAGCTTGCAGCATTTAAAGGTTCAGCTCCTATCAATCTTTCCGATCGTTTGAACCAAGTGCTTCGATGGGCTTTAGGTTCAGTGGAAATTCTAGTAAGTCGGCATTGTCCCATCTGGTATGGTTATAATGGAAGGCTAAAGTGGCTCGAGAGGTTTGCCTATATAAACACCACAATTTATCCAATCACTTCCATTCCCCTTCTCATGTATTGTACCTTGCCTGCTATCTGTCTCTTGACTAACAAGTTCATTATTCCACAG ATTAGTAACATTGCAAGTATATGGTTCATATCTCTCTTTCTTTCCATTTTCGCAACTGGTATCCTAGAGATGAGGTGGAGTGGTGTTGGAATTGACGAATGGTGGAGAAATGAACAATTTTGGGTTATTGGTGGTGTTTCAGCTCATCTTTTTGCTGTTTTCCAAGGTTTACTCAAAGTACTTGCTGGAATTGACACAAACTTCACTGTTACCTCAAAAGCATCAGATGAAGATGGAGACTTTCAAGAACTATACATGTTTAAATGGACAACCCTTCTCATTCCACCAACAACTCTTCTCATTATAAATCTTGTTGGAGTTGTTGCAGGAATCTCCTACGCCGTTAATAGTGGCTACCAATCATGGGGTCCGCTCTTCGGTAAACTTTTCTTTGCATTTTGGGTGATCATCCATCTTTACCCTTTCCTTAAAGGTCTCATGGGACGCCAGAACCGAACACCAACTATTGTGGTTGTCTGGTCCATTCTTCTTGCATCAATTTTTTCGCTTTTATGGGTTCGAATCGACCCTTTTACGACAAGAGTCACTGGTCCTGATTCTGAGCAGTGTGGAATCAACTGCTAG